ATCGCACGGTGCAGTCGAACCCCGCGCTCACGGAAGCGTGGTCGGAGCGAGGCCTCGTCCTGGAGTCCCTCGACCGCCCCGCGGAGGCCGCGAAGAGCTTCCAGAAGGCGCTGGAACTACGCCCGGACCACCGGACCGCCCGCGTGCGGTACGAGAAGCTCGCGCCCAAGGCCGTCGAGCCGCCCGCCGAGCCCACTCCCGAACCCACGGAAACCGTGGCGCCCAAGCCCGAGGCGCCCCCCGCCACCGAAGCCGAGGCCGAGGAGGAGGAATTCCCGGACTTCGCCGACCTCGCCGAACTTCCGGAGACGGAGACCAAAGAGAGCGGGCCCTCGCATCCCGCCCGAATCCGCACGTTCATCGAGGGCCTCGACGAGACCATGGGAGGCGGCATCCCCTGGGGGCACGTGATCCTGGTGGAAGGCTCGCCGGGGACCATGAAGTCGTCCCTCGCGTTCTCGATCCTCGCGCAGAATGCGGCCCAAGACGGCCTGCACTGCCTTTACCTCAGCTTCGAAGAGCGGACCTCGGGCCTTCTCAAGCAGATGGGCTCGCTCAACCTGCCTCTCCATGTCCACCGCGGCTCCCTGATCGTCATGGACCCCCGGGCCGCGAAGGGGCTGCTCGCAGAACGCAAGGACTGGGTCGACGCGTTCCAAGTCGGCCTCGAGGCGGTCAAGGGGCAGCGGGGACTCGACCTCGTCGTGATCGACTCCCTCGAGGCCCTCGAGGTCCTCGCGAAGTTCAAGGACCGCCGGCGGGAGATCTTCCGTCTTTTCGAGTGGTTGCGCGACCTGGACGTGACCAGCTTCGTCATCACGGAGCGTCCGGACTGGGTCGTGGGCGGGCACGTGATCCAGGGGCGGTGGGACGAGGACTTCCTCGCGGACGGCGTCATTCACGTGCGGCAGCATCTCATCTCCGACGTCGAGGTCCAGCGCCGCCTACGCGTGGTGAAGATGCGGGGCACCAAGCACGACACGGGGTACATGGCCCTCGTCCTCGATGAGGGGCGGTTCAAGGTGACCCGCGCGATGAGCCCGTGAGGTGCGCGATGCCCCACGCTCTCGTGAAGACGTTCATCCGCGGCTTCGACGAAGAGGTCCTCCGCGGCGGCGTCCCCGAGGGCCACGTCCTCTTGGTGCGCGGCGCGAGCGGGACCATGAAGTCCTCCCTCGCGTACTACATCCTGTACCACAACGCGCTCCAGGGGACGCCGGGCCTCTACGTGACCCTCGAGCAGAGCGCCGGGAGCCTCCTCGAGCACGTGGCAGGGCTCGGACTCCAGGCCACCCGGGTCTCCGACGCGTTGCCCATCCTTGACCTGAGCCGCGGGCGGGAGCACCTCGAGGAGATGGCGGAGAAGGTGAGCTCGGCGGCCGCCTCGGACCTGCGGCAGGGGGAGGCGCTGCTCGCCGTCCTCCAGGGCAAGATCCTGGACCTGCGGCGGCGTCGGGACTTTCGGCTCCTCGCGATCGACTCTTGGGACGCGCTCGAGCTCGTCCTCGAGTTCAAGGATCGCCGCACGGAGACGTTCGCGTTCTTCGAGTGGCTGCGGGACCTCGGCGTGACCAGCTTGCTCGTATCCGAGGAGCCACCGCTGGGCGCGGG
This sequence is a window from Thermoplasmata archaeon. Protein-coding genes within it:
- a CDS encoding tetratricopeptide repeat protein, which gives rise to MKLSVQCPSCDSTNDLGQARCRVCGADLRAAMEAAGTRSTVQLQRVLGGEVYRAVTPGGRRPPEATQEIPHEAAPPNGEHPEPPAADPLATLTERIAARATAAGQRFKQYAADRPRHAETDDAKSAVTHQLDSAARAFRERRFDVAIEHLLKAIAKEDGDPRSWILLGEAYLRLERPYKAAVGYLRALQLDVSNDNAWLGLARSMKTMEDLPGALEVLDRTVQSNPALTEAWSERGLVLESLDRPAEAAKSFQKALELRPDHRTARVRYEKLAPKAVEPPAEPTPEPTETVAPKPEAPPATEAEAEEEEFPDFADLAELPETETKESGPSHPARIRTFIEGLDETMGGGIPWGHVILVEGSPGTMKSSLAFSILAQNAAQDGLHCLYLSFEERTSGLLKQMGSLNLPLHVHRGSLIVMDPRAAKGLLAERKDWVDAFQVGLEAVKGQRGLDLVVIDSLEALEVLAKFKDRRREIFRLFEWLRDLDVTSFVITERPDWVVGGHVIQGRWDEDFLADGVIHVRQHLISDVEVQRRLRVVKMRGTKHDTGYMALVLDEGRFKVTRAMSP
- a CDS encoding ATPase domain-containing protein, producing the protein MPHALVKTFIRGFDEEVLRGGVPEGHVLLVRGASGTMKSSLAYYILYHNALQGTPGLYVTLEQSAGSLLEHVAGLGLQATRVSDALPILDLSRGREHLEEMAEKVSSAAASDLRQGEALLAVLQGKILDLRRRRDFRLLAIDSWDALELVLEFKDRRTETFAFFEWLRDLGVTSLLVSEEPPLGAGASVLEEEFLADGILHLRMAPVSETAFQRRLQCTKMRSVNQDSEDHTLLFENGRFEVARAIG